The DNA window TGGATTTCTAACCAGCCACCGTGATCCGGTGGTGGGACAATGTCAGGTGGGGAGTTTGACTGGGGCGGTCGCCTCCGAAAGGGTATCGGAGGCGCTCAAAGGTTCCCTCAGAATGGTTGGAAACCATTCAAAGAGTGCAAAGGCATAAGGGAGCTTGACTGCGAGACTGACGGGTCGAGCAGGTACGAAAGTAGGACTTAGTGATCCGGTGGTATGAAAGTGGGATTGCCATCGCTCAACGGATAAAAGCTACCCTGGGGATAACAGGCTTATCACTCCCAAGAGTTCACATCGACGGAGTGGTTTGGCACCTCGATGTCGGCTCATCGCATCCTGGGGCTGAAGTAGGTCCCAAGGGTTGGGCTGTTCGCCCATTAAAGCGGTACGCGAGCTGGGTTCAGAACGTCGTGAGACAGTTCGGTCCCTATCCGGCGCGGGCGTAGGATATTTGAGAGGAGCTGTCCTTAGTACGAGAGGACCGGGATGGACTGACCTCTGGTGTATCTGTTAGGAATCAATCCTATGGCAGAGTAGCCAAGTCGGGACGGGATAAACGCTGAAGGCATCTAAGCGTGAAGCCCCCCTCAAGATGAGATATCCCATCGCAAGAGTAAGACCCCTTGAAGACGACGAGGTAGATAGGGCAGAGGTGGAAGCATGGCAACATGTGCAGCTGACTGTTACTAATCGGTCGAGGGCTTAACCAAAAGGTTAGGTTATGGATATTGCCAGAGTACTTAGTGAGGTATTGCCGAACTTAGTACGAGGCACGTCAGACACTTAACGAGGTGTTACCGAGTTTAGTGAATTGACAGGGAAACAAAGTTTAAAACGGATGAATTTCAATATGTGGTTTTGAAGGTATATGATTTTTTCATAACTGAATAAGATTATATCAGAAACGGATGACGGGGTGTGGCTCAGCTTGGCTAGAGCGCCTGGTTTGGGACCAGGAGGTCGCAGGTTCGAATCCTGTCACCCCGATTCTATGATATGCGCGAGTGGCTCAGTGGTGGAGTATCGCCTTGCCAAGGCGAGGGTCGCGGGTTCGAATCCCGTCTCGCGCTCTTTTTATTACCAGAATTATCTTAATATAAGAGGAATTCTGGTTTTTTTGTTATATAAAATGCAATTTTCTTATACAAAGTGCAAATATTAGCCCATATAATCTTTTTTCTTTTTTTCAAAATATTCTAAATCCTGTCATCCTAATTGTAATATTCCTGATTCTGTGGTATCCTTTCTTATGTATACAATAAAATAAGTCGTCAATAATGTGCTTTCTATTACAAAATTCGACTATTTTTATGGTGAAAAATGAACCAAAACAGCCAAGGAGGTAGTAAGAATGGCTATTGTTGATGTGATAAAATATAATGGGAACCCGGATACCTTTGCATGGAAATACCCAAGCGAGGAGCTGGGAACCTGGACACAGCTTATTGTGAATGAATCCCAGGAAGCGATTCTGTTTAAGGGCGGCCGGGCGCTGGATGTTTTTGAAAGTGGCCGTCACACTTTAGATACGGCCAATATTCCGTTTCTGAACAAAATTATCAATCTGCCCTTCGGCAACCGTTCCCCTTTTACCGCGGAGGTATGGTTTGTCAATAAGGCATATAATCTTGATGTAAAGTGGGGAACACCGACACCGATCCAGGTGCAGGATGCAAAGTACGGGATTTTTGTACCGGTCAGATCGAATGGTGCCTTTGGAATCCAGATTGAGGATTCCAAAAAATTTCTGGTAAAACTGGTGGGGACCCTTCCGGCGTTTGGAAAGATGGATATTATCAAATATTTCAGAGGTCTGTACATAACGAAGGTAAAGGATTCCATTTCCACCTATCTGATACATAAACAAATCAGCATCCTGGAAATCAATGCGTATCTGGATGAACTTTCTGAATTCATGAAAACACGGATGGAGCCGGTTTTGGAGGAATACGGAATCAAGCTGGCAACATTTTACGTCAATGATATAAGTGTCCCCGAGGAGGATCCGGCCGTTAAACGGCTGAAGGCGGCCCTCGCAAAGAGAGCGGAGATGAATATCATCGGATATAATTACCAGCAGGAACGTTCCTTTGATACCCTGGAGGGAGCTGCAAAAAATACAGGTTCGACGGCTGCTCCCCTCATGGGGGCAGGCATGGGACTGGGAATGGGCCTCGGAATGGGGCACGGCGTAGGCGGAGCTTTTACCGAGATGGCGCAAGGATTAAAAACGGACGATGGCGGAACGAAAGAATGTCCCAAGTGCCACGCAGCCATGACGGGTAAGCAAAGATTCTGCGGTATGTGCGGATTTGATACCGATCAGGAGCCGAGAGAAGAACCGGCGGAGGCAAAATGTTCGGCCTGCGGATGTAAAATTACAAAATCTGTTAAATTTTGCCCGGAATGCGGCAGAAAGATAAATCACTGCCCGGAATGCGGCAATGATTTGGCGGAGGGAGACGTTCAATGCTCTGCCTGCGGGTATGAACCGAAAAAGGCGTGTCCCGGATGCGGAGCCGCAATTACCTCAGAGATGAAATTTTGTCCGCAGTGCGGGGAAGCTTTGGTAAAGAGATGTCCGAAATGCGGCACGGCATTTGAAGGCAGTCCGAAATTCTGTCTGGAATGTGGAGAAAAGCTTTAAAGGAGACGCATATGAAATATAGAAAAACATATGGGATATTGGCGGCATTAACAATTATTCTGACCCTGATCCTGTGTGGATTGTTTATAAGGGACTGGCATGGTGTAACGGCTGTGGCGCTGTTTTTCATGGTTTTGTCGGAAGGAGTTCTGTTTGGCGGATTAATATTCCTTGACGCAATAGCGGATAAGACATCCCAGATTATAGCGAGAGTCGGTATCGGAACGGTAATCATTACATATTCTTTTTTAACATTTATAAGCTCCCTGCTCTTTATGACGGTACTGAAGGAGGCGGTAAAGGGGTTTATCGCAGTGGAAGCGGTGCTGCTAATTGTGGGGATGATGGCCGGAACTATATTTTATACCGTTTCAAAGGCAATGAAACGATGAACTGCGCGTTTTTAACGCGGGCCGCAGCCGTTTCAGCGGCAGGATTGAATGGAATATTAAAACAGGTTTTGAAGTATAACAGAATCATTACAGCGTGGAGGTATATGAGGTGAACAGTTCCAAAACAGCCCTGGTAATAAACCAGATTATCGAAAAAGTTCAGTTGGTGGCAGGAATTATTATCTTGCTGCTTTTCGGTTTATGTACGATTATGTCGCTTTACGATCACGAACTGGGAGCCGGTGGCTTTTTACAGTTTTGTCTTGTCTGCGACGTGATAGGACTGGTTTTAATTTTCTTCAGCAGAAAAAGACGTAAGCTGACCGTGGACTTTAAAAAATATGTAACGGCCTTGTCGGGTAATGAGACGGGAAACATCGATTATCTGGCGGCGGCGCTCAATACTTCCCCGGATATTGTCAAGTCTAACATCGAGAAAATGATCAAAAAGAATTTATTTGCCAATGCTTATATCGATGCAAATTTAAACCGTCTGGTAATTGGCGGAAAAAGTCAGGCCGCCGCACAGTCACGGCCGGTTCCGCCGGCTATAAACCAGGCGCCGGTCCAGCAGAAGATAGAATATATGACGGTGAACTGCAAAGGATGCGGAGGCGTGAACAAGGTGGCAAGGGGAGCCGTAACGGAATGTGAATACTGCGGTTCTATGATAAAGGGCGAATAGGATAATAGGCGAGTAAAATAAAATTCAGGCAGAATAAAAGGTGAGAAAAAATAAAAGGTAAATAGTAGAGACGCCTGACTTAGACTCACATTTACTATTGGCATCGTAACTGAGAGCCCCGAAACCGGGGCTCCTTTTTTGGCAAATTCTGCCCGGATTCTCCCCACCGCGACAACCTAAAGCCCGGGACGGAAGACTCACAACCCTATTCTCATCATCCAGTTCCCGTCCGTTCCGCCGTGTTCTCAT is part of the [Clostridium] symbiosum genome and encodes:
- a CDS encoding SPFH domain-containing protein — protein: MAIVDVIKYNGNPDTFAWKYPSEELGTWTQLIVNESQEAILFKGGRALDVFESGRHTLDTANIPFLNKIINLPFGNRSPFTAEVWFVNKAYNLDVKWGTPTPIQVQDAKYGIFVPVRSNGAFGIQIEDSKKFLVKLVGTLPAFGKMDIIKYFRGLYITKVKDSISTYLIHKQISILEINAYLDELSEFMKTRMEPVLEEYGIKLATFYVNDISVPEEDPAVKRLKAALAKRAEMNIIGYNYQQERSFDTLEGAAKNTGSTAAPLMGAGMGLGMGLGMGHGVGGAFTEMAQGLKTDDGGTKECPKCHAAMTGKQRFCGMCGFDTDQEPREEPAEAKCSACGCKITKSVKFCPECGRKINHCPECGNDLAEGDVQCSACGYEPKKACPGCGAAITSEMKFCPQCGEALVKRCPKCGTAFEGSPKFCLECGEKL